Part of the Streptomyces sp. NBC_01264 genome, CCTGATCGCCGGGGGCCTGCTCACCGAGTACCTGGACTGGCGCTGGTGCCTCTACGTCAACGTGGCCATCGCCGCGATCGCGGTCATCGGCGCCTTCGCCGTCCTGCGCGGCTCCGGACGTACGGGGGCCAGGCTCGACGTGCCGGGCGCGGTCCTCGGGTGCGGCGGACTCCTGGCCGTCGTCTACGGGCTGAGCGAGGCCGAACCGCGCGGCTGGTCCGACGCCCTGGTCATCGGACTCCTCGTCGGCGGGAGCGTCCTGCTCGCCGCCTTCGCCTGGTGGCAGACGCGGGCGAGCGACCCCATGCTCCCCCCGCACATCATCAGGGACCGGACGCGCGCCGGGTGCCTCGTCACCATGGCGCTGGCCGCCATCGGCCTGTTCGCCCTGTTCCTGTTCATGACCTACTACTTCCAGCTCGTCCTCGACTACTCCCCTGTCAGGACCGGGCTGGCCTTCCTCCCCATGACCCTGGCGATCACCACCGGAGCGACCCAGGTCTCGGCGCGCTTCCTCGACCGGCTCGCCCCCCGCGCGCTGATCGTCCCCGGGCTGCTGCTGGCCACCCTGGCCCTGGTCCTCCTCACGCGGCTGCGGGTCGACTCCTCGTACGCGACCCACGTGCTCCCGGCCATGCTGGTCCTCGGGTTCGGCATGGGACTGGTCTTCATGCCCGTGATGTCGACGGCCACCCAGGGCGTGGCGCGGAAGGACTCCGGGGTCACCTCGGCCACGCTCAACACGGCCCAGCAGGTGGGCGGGGCGATCGGCACGGCCCTCCTCAACACCATCGCCAGCACGGCCGCGAC contains:
- a CDS encoding MFS transporter, translating into MPDAASRPVGGAPAGPPDPRRWWALAVIGLAQLMVVLDATIVNIALPSAQRDLGMSDGNRQWVITAYSLAFGGLLLLGGRIADLIGRRRAFVIGLSGFALASALGGAASGPGMLFAARALQGVFAALLAPCALSLLATTFDTPRERAKAFGVFAAIASGGGAVGLIAGGLLTEYLDWRWCLYVNVAIAAIAVIGAFAVLRGSGRTGARLDVPGAVLGCGGLLAVVYGLSEAEPRGWSDALVIGLLVGGSVLLAAFAWWQTRASDPMLPPHIIRDRTRAGCLVTMALAAIGLFALFLFMTYYFQLVLDYSPVRTGLAFLPMTLAITTGATQVSARFLDRLAPRALIVPGLLLATLALVLLTRLRVDSSYATHVLPAMLVLGFGMGLVFMPVMSTATQGVARKDSGVTSATLNTAQQVGGAIGTALLNTIASTAATAYVASHLAGPAQAAPGVPASAAQRLIEAQGVVHGFGIALWWAAGIMLLGAATAAVMVTAPAPAPRREVRGAAVAAPTP